The following is a genomic window from Thermoproteales archaeon.
GGTTTGCATGTTCTGGGCATGCCTCCTAAGAATAGAAAGCTGGCGGAATACGTTGTTACCGCCATGGCTTATGATTCGCATTCATGTCCAAGCATTAGGAGGGTATTGGCCGAATACTTAGGCTTAGACTATGACGAGCTTAAGCGTTATCCTCTGGAGTATAACGCCAAGCTAGGCTTGGTTAATAAAGATATATTGTCTAGACTTGACGATGTAGCCATATATGTTATAGAGAAGCTGCTAGAGCAAGAAGAGGTTTCCGATGTTGAAATATTGAAAGTTGTCGAAGAGGGATTATTGAAATGTCTCGCGTGAAGGTTTTAACCGAAAAAGAAAAAGGAATTGTAGAAGCTTTTAGGAAAGCTTTGCAAGTTGCAAAGCTGATCGGGAGATGCGAGCAAGAGCTTTCAATGTTATGTCATGGTATTTCTGGAGGCTATATAGAGCCTGGGGCTTCTGGCGCGATTACGAGAGGTAAATTCGACATACTGCCTACGGGAAGGAATTTCTATGCGGTAGATCCTAGAGCTATACCTACAATGGCAGCGTGGAAGGTGGGCGTGGAAACAGCGGAGAAGGTTCTCAAAGAATATTATGGTCATCATGGAAAATATCCTGAAACTATAGGTTTTATTTTGTGGAGCATTGACGCCTACAAAGCAGATGGCGAGCAGCTGTCCCAGATATTGTACTTGCTCGGAGTTAAGCCCGTATGGAGGGATGATGGAACTATAGAATCTCTAGAAGTTATACCTTCCGAGGAGCTTGGAAGACCTAGAATAGATTGCCTTGTTAGGATTAGCGGCATAGTTAGAGATACGTTGCCCAATTACATTTATCTAATCGATGAAGCCGTGGAAAAAGTGGCTTTGCTAAATGAACCTCCAGAAACAAACTTCGTCAGGAAGCATTATCTCGAGCATGTGGAAAAGCTAAAAGAAACTCTCAGGGAGAACATGGTGGAGGAGCTTGCCATGTATAGAGTATTTTGCGCTCCTCCTGGCGCTTACGGTGTCGGCGTAAATCTCGCAGTTGAAGCATCTGCATGGGAAAAGGATGAGGATTTGGCAAAGGTCTGGGTTCAATGGAGTGGATACGCTTATGGAAGAAAAAGATATGGCGTGAAAGCACACGCGGCACTTCTAGAAGCTTTGAAAACCGTTGATGTCGTATCGAGAAATCACATAAGCGACGAGCATGATATCTTCAATTGCTGCTGCTACTTCGCCTATCATGGAGGCTTCTACAACGCTGCAAAGGCGTTATCCGGAAGGGAAGTCGAGGTGATTCAT
Proteins encoded in this region:
- a CDS encoding cobaltochelatase subunit CobN — its product is MSRVKVLTEKEKGIVEAFRKALQVAKLIGRCEQELSMLCHGISGGYIEPGASGAITRGKFDILPTGRNFYAVDPRAIPTMAAWKVGVETAEKVLKEYYGHHGKYPETIGFILWSIDAYKADGEQLSQILYLLGVKPVWRDDGTIESLEVIPSEELGRPRIDCLVRISGIVRDTLPNYIYLIDEAVEKVALLNEPPETNFVRKHYLEHVEKLKETLRENMVEELAMYRVFCAPPGAYGVGVNLAVEASAWEKDEDLAKVWVQWSGYAYGRKRYGVKAHAALLEALKTVDVVSRNHISDEHDIFNCCCYFAYHGGFYNAAKALSGREVEVIHVDTRDISDTKIVAIKHEIERIARAKLVNPEWIEEMKKHGYRGASEFSKKILHLYGWSATTRLVDKWVYDKIAEKYALDEDMRRWFEEHNPWALEEIVRRLLEAAKRGLWKPSREMLEKLEEIYSEIEGLMEEMTTVEGEHQGGVIAIYTSQDVQHWNEKLEEVEKLWSAVKKEK